From the genome of Methylocystis heyeri:
GCGGCGCCTTTCCACCCTTCGAGACCGCGAATTTCGAGCACCAGCTTGTTTGGCTCGTGCTGGTTTTCGGTCTGCTTTACGTGCTGATGTCGCGCATCGCGCTGCCGCGTATCGCCGGCATTCTCGCCCATCGCGAGAACACGATCGGCTCCAACCTCGACGCCGCGCGCGAATTGCAGGCGAAAGCCCATGCCGCCGACGCCCAGAACAACGCGACGCTGCGCGCCAAAAAGGAAGAAGCCCAGGCTATCGGCCGGGAAGGCCAGGAAAAAATCGGCGCTGAAGTCGGCGCGCTGCGGGCGAACGCGGAAAAGAAATTCGCCGAGGAGCTCGCCGCCGCAGAATCGCGCATCGCCGCCGAAAAGGCGGAGGCGCTGAGCCATGTCGAGAGCCTGGCCAAGGACGCGGCCGCGGCCATCATCGCCAAGCTGACCGGCGCGCATGTGGACGCCAATGTCATAGCGGCGGCCTATCGCGATCTGCCCAAGGGCCATTGAGGAGAAGAGGATTATGTTGGACGCCGAACTCTTCGTCTTGGCCGGCTTTGGCCTCTTTCTCGCGGTTCTGTTCAAGGTCGGCGCCCCGGGCAAGCTGATCGGCGCGCTGGACGCGCGCAGCAACCGGATCAGCAACGAACTCGCTGAAGCCGAAAAGCTTCGCTCCGAAGCCGAGGCCCTGCTGGCTTCCTTCGAGAAGAAGCGCGCCGAAGCCGAAGCCGAGGCGGCCGCCATCGTCGCCAGCGCCCGGGCGGAAGCGGATATGATGGCTGCTGAATCCCGCAAGCGTCTCGAAGAATTCGTCGCTCGCGGCGAAAAGCAGATCAGGGACAAGATCGCCCAGGCGGAAGCCTCCGCCATCGCCGAGGTGCGCTCCGCTGCAGCCGACACCGCCAGCCGGGTCGCCGAGGCTGTGCTGCGCGGCGGCGTGAACGGCGGCAAGGATTTCGTCGCCGACGGCATTCGCGAATTGCGTTCCCTTACGGCGCACTGAGGGGGTGTTCCGCCCTGGAACCCTTGGGTTCCGGAGGCGAGACATTGTTCTGCCCAGCGGAGTTGGAAGACATTCCGCTCCAGAAATCCCAAATAGAAAAGGCGCCCGCGGCCCATAAAGCCGGCGGGCGCTTTTCGTCTTTGAGGGACCGTTCGAAGGGCACGAGTCGTCGGTCGATAAGACCACGCGCCAGATCAAATGGTTGGAGCGCGTTCCTATCGGAACATCCCCGCCTTTGCGGAGCGCGTTCCGATATTATGTGTTCGAGCCAATTCGACGACGGTCGCCTGCAGGAAAAAACCGCCCGTCTAGAAAGGATTCCCGCAGGGCGCCGATCCGCCGCGCCTAAACAGCGCTTCTCACCCCCTCGGGCATTTCCCGGCACGGCCGCCCGGCGCATGAACGCCGACCGACGACCCGCCGGGCTAAGAGACTATTCGCTCTTGCGGCGTTTTTTTCCTGGCGAGGCCTGCGCGCCGCCCTCGGGCGCAAAACCGATTATGATCTCGTAATCGTCATTGGGGTTGGCGCTGACCAGAGGCGCCGTGAGATCGTCGACAAGGATCGAATATTCGCCCCTCGCACTCCCCGCGCCCACGGCGGCGCCGACCTTCAGCGTCTTGGAACTGAACAGCTGCTCGTCCTTCTTGCGCCGGAGAGCGATGCGCAGATTGCCGTAATAAGCGCCCGCTTGACCGGCCGGCCCGAGCATCACCGAGCCGTTTACGCCGAGCTTCACAGAGAATTGATCCCCGGCCCGGGCGCATTCGCGCGCCGTGCGCCCAAGCGCAATTTCATATCGCAGGCTGGAGGCTTCGGCTCCCGCCGGCGACCGTAAATCGGCGGCGCCTCCATCGACGATCACTTCGGGACATCCCTGAAGCGCGTTGTCCTTGGAGCCCGCCTCCTTCGGCTCGCCGCCGCCCTCTTCGTGCGGCCCGAGTTTCTGAAGCATCTGAACAACGAAGGGCGGCTTAGCGGCGTCGTCCGATTCGGCCAAGGCTGCGTTCGCGGAGGAACAGAGGAGCAGAAGCCCGGCGAGGCAGCGCTGGGCGATAGGGCGATCGTTGAAAACGCGCCATTTTGTCTTCAACTCAACATTGTCGGTTTTGTCGATCATGGCAGCTTTGCATAGCCCTCTTTGAAGCCGTTGAGCGAAAGAGGCAGGCCAATGCCCTCGTCGGGCGTCTGATGAATGACGAAGGTTGCGATCTTGCCGCTTTTCAGCTGATCGATCAGCTTGTCTTCCATGATGACTTCGGCCACGCAGCCGGTGGGCAGGCATTTGACGAAGCCTGCGCTGCCGATTTTGGCCTCGTCGATATTGAGCCCGAGACCGCTGGGCAGGAGAACTCCCAAAGGGGCGATGACCCGGAGCAATCGGGATTTGCCGTCGCTGGTCTTCAACACGATGACCACCAGATTGACGTTGGCTTTGTCCTCGGCGGTGACGCTCTGGATCAGCGCGCATTGATCGGCGGTCGCCCCGGCGGGCTTTTCGCACCGAATCTCCCAGTCGCCGTATTTCGCTTTGGCTACGCCTTGGGCGTATGTCGGACAGGGGCCGACGAGAGCGCCGAAGAACAGCGCCGCCACGCCCGATGACATTTTTGTAAACAGGCCAGCGCCCGCGACCAGTTGTCGCGACCAGGCGTTTGAAATTTCGGCGCTCAATGGCGTCATGAGGTCTCCAGCGGTGTTGCAGTCGGCATCGGTCCCCACAGCCCTGCAGCGACAAAATGCGTAGCAAAAGGACTAAGGCTGTCAAGGCGGATTTTTGGCGGGAAATCCGGCGACCCGAGCCTTCCGGGTGCGGCGTTTTGCCTGTATGGTCGCCGCGGCGCAGCAATTGCGCGCGGCGATTGTTTGTGATTGATACGGGCGGATCGTCGAACGGTCCGGGCTCGATTGCCCAGCGTGTTCGATTCTTGCATAAAGCACGCGCGCAAGCGATCCAAACCGACAGACGAAAGGTGCGAAAGGCGACCTTCATGCTCACCGGCAAACGACAACTAATTCGCCGCGCTGCTCTTGCAGGCGCAGCATTTATTCCGGTTCTTCTCTTTGCGGGATTGGCCGCGGCACAAGTAGAAGGACAACCAACTCCCGGTGGCGTGGGGCTTCCTCCGACGGTCACCGAAGTGGGTCGGGAGACGCAGCAATTCTACAACGTCGTGCTGCTTCCGATCATCACCTTCATCGCTTTGTCGGTGCTCGGCTTGCTGATGTATGTGGCCTGGCGTTTCAACGAGAACGCCAATCCGGTTCCTTCCAAGCTCACGCATCACACCGGCCTGGAGATCGTCTGGACGCTCGTCCCGGTCCTGATTCTGGTCTTCATCGCGATTCCGTCCTTCCGCCTTCTTGCGCATCAGGTCGAAATTCCGGCGGCCAAAGTCACCATCAAGGTCACCGGCAACCAGTGGTACTGGTCCTACAAATATCCTGAAGATCAGGGCGGCTTCGGCTTCGACCAGGTCATGAAGCAGGACGCCGATCTCCAGCCCGGGGACGTCCGGCTGCTGTCGGTCGACAATGAAGCGGTCGTTCCGGTCAACGAAGTGGTGAAGCTTCAGGTCACCGCCTCCGACGTGATCCACTCCTTCACCATTCCCGCCTTCACCGTCCGTATGGACGCGGTGCCGGGTCGCCTGAACGAGACCTGGTTCAAGGCGGAAAAGGAAGGAATCTACTACGGGCAGTGCTCGAAGATCTGCGGCAAAGACCACGCCTTCATGCCGATCGCGATCCGCGTCGTGAGCTGGGAGAAGTATCAGGAGTGGCTCGCCGAGGCGAAGAAGAAATTCGCCGGCGCGGGGCCGCGTCAGCAATTCGCCGCCGTCAGCGCTCGCTG
Proteins encoded in this window:
- a CDS encoding invasion associated locus B family protein — encoded protein: MSSGVAALFFGALVGPCPTYAQGVAKAKYGDWEIRCEKPAGATADQCALIQSVTAEDKANVNLVVIVLKTSDGKSRLLRVIAPLGVLLPSGLGLNIDEAKIGSAGFVKCLPTGCVAEVIMEDKLIDQLKSGKIATFVIHQTPDEGIGLPLSLNGFKEGYAKLP
- a CDS encoding ATPase; protein product: MAIISSAVAAEEATHENHAVAGDEEHAGAAGTLAHGGAHEGGAFPPFETANFEHQLVWLVLVFGLLYVLMSRIALPRIAGILAHRENTIGSNLDAARELQAKAHAADAQNNATLRAKKEEAQAIGREGQEKIGAEVGALRANAEKKFAEELAAAESRIAAEKAEALSHVESLAKDAAAAIIAKLTGAHVDANVIAAAYRDLPKGH
- a CDS encoding ATP F0F1 synthase subunit B (Produces ATP from ADP in the presence of a proton gradient across the membrane. Subunit B is part of the membrane proton channel.), which codes for MMLDAELFVLAGFGLFLAVLFKVGAPGKLIGALDARSNRISNELAEAEKLRSEAEALLASFEKKRAEAEAEAAAIVASARAEADMMAAESRKRLEEFVARGEKQIRDKIAQAEASAIAEVRSAAADTASRVAEAVLRGGVNGGKDFVADGIRELRSLTAH
- the coxB gene encoding cytochrome c oxidase subunit II, which encodes MLTGKRQLIRRAALAGAAFIPVLLFAGLAAAQVEGQPTPGGVGLPPTVTEVGRETQQFYNVVLLPIITFIALSVLGLLMYVAWRFNENANPVPSKLTHHTGLEIVWTLVPVLILVFIAIPSFRLLAHQVEIPAAKVTIKVTGNQWYWSYKYPEDQGGFGFDQVMKQDADLQPGDVRLLSVDNEAVVPVNEVVKLQVTASDVIHSFTIPAFTVRMDAVPGRLNETWFKAEKEGIYYGQCSKICGKDHAFMPIAIRVVSWEKYQEWLAEAKKKFAGAGPRQQFAAVSAR